A genomic window from Purpureocillium takamizusanense chromosome 2, complete sequence includes:
- the TUP1 gene encoding general transcription repressor, variant 2 (COG:S~EggNog:ENOG503NUUI), with protein sequence MAWCSRLTWHLPRRYEEEISMLRHQLEAARKGAPPSAIPGPPQHAGPSQQPPSIAPGNGLFSGIMAGGNQAGLAPPQQHPPPQEQQVGPQHQMAQGPPGLPVPPPHPNAQQPPYQQGYPQGPVSNGMGPQPPQSTASPGPGRRGVGRPPNAVGPATPQINTPVPYPGNAQSPQVSHPTPDHARMGGPRQPPVGNSLGDLEVDAVAPHNKKTGSDWYAIFNPQVQRVLDVDLVHSLTHESVVCCVRFSHDGKYVATGCNRSAQIFDVQTGEKVCVLEDHNAQDMTADLYIRSVCFSPDGRYLATGAEDKLIRVWDIASRTIRNHFAGHEQDIYSLDFARDGRTIASGSGDRTVRLWDIEQGSNTLTLTIEDGVTTVAISPDTQYVAAGSLDKSVRVWDIHSGFLVERLEGPDGHKDSVYSVAFSPNGKDLVSGSLDRTIKMWELSSPRGGGNSGPKGGKCVKTFEGHRDFVLSVALTPDANWVLSGSKDRGVQFWDPRTGTTQLMLQGHKNSVISVAPSPQGGYFATGSGDMKARIWSYRPF encoded by the exons ATGGCGTGGTGCAGCCGACTCACATGGCATTTGCCTCGCAGATACGAGGAGGAGATCAGCATGCTTCGACACCAACTAGAGGCTGCACGCAAGGGCGCTCCTCCGTCCGCCATCCCCGGGCCTCCCCAGCATGCCGGCCCCTCGCAGCAGCCTCCTTCGATTGCCCCCGGCAATGGCTTGTTcagcggcatcatggccggtGGCAATCAGGCTGGGCTTGCTCCTCCCCAGCAGCATCCTCCGCcccaggagcagcaggtAGGACCTCAGCACCAGATGGCTCAGGGCCCGCCTGGGCTCCCCGTCCCACCACCGCATCCTAATGCCCAGCAGCCTCCCTACCAGCAAGGCTATCCGCAGGGTCCTGTTTCCAACGGCATGGGACCTCAGCCCCCTCAAAGCACCGCATCTCCAGGACCCGGCAGGCGAGGCGTTGGCCGCCCCCCGAATGCTGTCGGCCCCGCGACACCCCAAATCAACACACCGGTGCCTTACCCGGGAAATGCCCAGTCCCCTCAAGTCAGCCACCCTACTCCAGACCACGCGCGCATGGGCGGCCCTCGGCAACCGCCGGTTGGCAATTCGCTCGGTGATCTTGAGGTTGATGCCGTGGCGCCCCACAATAAGAAGACCGGCAGCGACTGGTATGCCATCTTTAACCCCCAGGTCCAGCGTGTCTTGGACGTGGACCTGGTCCATTCCCTCACCCACGAGAGTGTCGTGTGCTGCGTGAGGTTTAGTCACGACGGCAAGTACGTGGCTACTGGCTGCAACCGCTCCGCCCAGATTTTCGACGTCCAAACTGGCGAGAAGGTCTGTGTTTTGGAGGACCACAACGCCCAAGACATGACGGCCGACCTGTATATCAGGAGTGTCTGCTTCAGTCCGGACGGCCGCTATCTCGCTACGGGCGCAGAGGACAAGCTGATTCGA GTTTGGGACATTGCATCCAGAACCATCCGCAACCACTTTGCAGGCCACGAACAGGACATTTACTCGCTCGACTTTGCTCGCGACGGTCGCACCATCGCCTCCGGCAGTGGCGACAGGACTGTGCGACTCTGGGACATCGAGCAGGGCAGCAACACGCTGACCCTGAccatcgaggacggcgtcacGACCGTGGCCATATCGCCCGATACCCAatacgtcgccgccggctctcTGGATAAGAGCGTCCGCGTGTGGGACATTCACTCGGGATTCCTTGTGGAACGCCTCGAAGGCCCGGATGGACACAAGGACTCGGTCTACTCGGTGGCCTTTTCGCCCAATGGCAAGGAcctcgtcagcggcagcCTGGACCGAACCATCAAGATGTGGGAGCTGAGCTctccgcgcggcggcggcaactcgGGACCCAAGGGCGGAAAGTGCGTCAAGACGTTCGAGGGCCACCGTGACTTTGTCCTATCGGTGGCGTTAACACCCGACGCCAACTGGGTGCTGTCGGGCTCCAAGGATCGCGGCGTCCAGTTCTGGGACCCGCGCACGGGAACGACGCAGCTGATGCTTCAGGGGCACAAGAACTCGGTCATCTCGGTGGCCCCCAGCCCCCAGGGCGGGTACTTTGCCACGGGCTCTGGCGACATGAAGGCTCGCATCTGGTCTTACCGCCCATTCTAG
- the TPK2_2 gene encoding cAMP-dependent protein kinase catalytic subunit (EggNog:ENOG503NW6U~COG:T), whose translation MECLRDKFVGGVLLDGRFQTISPLNHGSFGMVFMAQDLLTNQPVAIKCLTKKSAPGDAGLDFAVDDKSEEYALHSSLGNHPNIVNLIHSFETDAHVYLVMEFCSQGDLYEAIRNGHGPLQTEHVRQFMLQLVDSVDYIHSKGVYHRDIKPENIFLTQDGAMKLGDFGLATTDKWSYEMTVGSDRYMAPEQFDSAGAGYSPAAADIWAIGICLLNILFSRNPFTTPTEADPLFLDFSRDKQSLFDVFPDMSQDTYEVIVQCMNLDPKRRSLVGAREALMRVESFTTEDESLDDFCGAEKATVVSANREPLRTPSIQSPHVDSGAFPWAKALHASPHQARQLSAIPDDESYTEDLFSKSGETADWCSASIQTPSSSMLDSHLGLSLKSVAVGSTRFPKVSPTAGSLPISVAKPLTVSMSTVFGRRKDAVSKSWSDMWDEDEEEEHEREMQARQALNGRTWSHESSGTEKKEEDKSEGEATPHIIKGDVDEDLVADGFFFHDSDAVKKATPPTPRYSPPSKRFNFDKWAALGERRRGQGFKPLAEKSPILKAGRQIGLGYKSYEAGVLDHSYHNINNTNKSWGRERVKECPRNKGRDWNWRRDRRSDLGDIEWVGGW comes from the coding sequence ATGGAATGCCTGCGAGACAAgtttgtcggcggcgtccttcTGGACGGCCGATTCCAAACCATCTCGCCTCTCAACCACGGCTCTTTTGGCATGGTCTTCATGGCACAGGATCTCTTGACGAACCAGCCTGTGGCCATCAAGTGCCTCACCAAGAAGTCGGCGCCTGGTGACGCCGGTCTTGATTtcgccgtcgatgacaaGTCTGAGGAATATGCCCTCCACAGCAGCCTTGGCAATCACCCAAACATTGTCAATCTCATCCATTCTTTCGAGACAGACGCTCATGTCTATCTTGTCATGGAATTCTGCTCGCAGGGAGATTTGTATGAGGCTATTCGCAACGGCCATGGTCCCCTTCAGACTGAACACGTTCGGCAATTCATGCTTCAATTGGTCGACTCCGTTGACTACATTCATTCAAAGGGTGTCTACCATCGCGACATCAAGCCGGAGAACATCTTTCTCACTCAGGATGGCGCCATGAAACTCGGCGACTTCGGCCTGGCCACGACGGACAAGTGGTCTTACGAGATGACAGTTGGCAGTGATCGTTACATGGCTCCTGAGCAATTCGACTCCGCTGGCGCTGGTTActcgcccgcagcggctGACATCTGGGCCATCGGCATCTGCCTGCTCAACATTTTGTTTTCGAGGAACCCGTTTACCACTCCCACCGAGGCCGACCCTCTGTTTCTTGATTTCTCGCGCGACAAGCAAAGCCTGTTCGACGTCTTCCCAGACATGTCCCAGGATACTTACGAGGTCATTGTTCAATGCATGAACCTGGATCCAAAGCGACGATCCCTGGTCGGTGCACGAGAGGCGCTTATGCGTGTTGAGAGTTTCACGACCGAAGATGAATCGCTTGACGACTTTTGCGGCGCTGAGAAGGCCACGGTGGTGTCTGCCAACCGTGAGCCCCTCCGCACGCCGTCCATCCAGAGTCCCCACGTCGATTCTGGAGCGTTCCCTTGGGCCAAGGCCTTGCATGCGAGCCCTCATCAGGCTCGTCAACTCAGCGCCATTCCTGACGACGAGAGCTACACCGAGGACCTCTTTTCGAAGTCCGGCGAAACTGCGGACTGGTGTTCGGCCAGCATTCAGACACCGTCTTCGTCAATGCTCGACTCTCATCTGGGACTCTCGCTCAAATCCGTCGCTGTTGGATCCACCCGCTTTCCGAAAGTCTCACCGACAGCTGGGTCGCTTCCCATCAGCGTGGCAAAGCCACTCACGGTATCTATGTCGACGGTATTTGGCCGTCGCAAGGATGCTGTATCCAAGAGCTGGAGTGACATGtgggacgaagacgaggaggaggaacatGAACGGGAGATGCAAGCCCGCCAGGCGCTCAACGGGAGGACCTGGAGCCACGAGAGCAGTGGCACtgagaagaaggaagaagatAAGTCGGAAGGCGAGGCTACACCTCACATCATCAaaggcgacgtcgatgaggaTCTCGTTGCAGATGGTTTCTTCTTCCACGACTCAGACGCTGTCAAGAAAGCGACACCTCCTACCCCACGCTATTCGCCACCGTCGAAGCGATTCAATTTTGACAAGTGGGCAGCGCTCGGTGAGCGTCGCAGGGGTCAGGGGTTCAAGCCACTCGCAGAAAAGTCGCCGATTCTGAAGGCTGGACGTCAAATTGGTCTTGGATACAAATCTTATGAAGCGGGCGTTTTGGATCATTCTTATcacaacatcaacaacacAAACAAATCTTGGGGCAGAGAACGAGTCAAGGAATGCCCACGAAACAAAGGGAGAGATTGGAACTGGCGCCGGGACCGGCGCTCCGATCTCGGGGACATTGAGTGGGTTGGTGGGTGGTAG
- the TUP1 gene encoding general transcription repressor (COG:S~EggNog:ENOG503NUUI), with the protein MSMYSHRGMGAVPPSNSARLNELLDQIRAEFDTQLRQTESFEHQISAQVSEMQLVREKVYAMEQTHMTLKQKYEEEISMLRHQLEAARKGAPPSAIPGPPQHAGPSQQPPSIAPGNGLFSGIMAGGNQAGLAPPQQHPPPQEQQPPYQQGYPQGPVSNGMGPQPPQSTASPGPGRRGVGRPPNAVGPATPQINTPVPYPGNAQSPQVSHPTPDHARMGGPRQPPVGNSLGDLEVDAVAPHNKKTGSDWYAIFNPQVQRVLDVDLVHSLTHESVVCCVRFSHDGKYVATGCNRSAQIFDVQTGEKVCVLEDHNAQDMTADLYIRSVCFSPDGRYLATGAEDKLIRVWDIASRTIRNHFAGHEQDIYSLDFARDGRTIASGSGDRTVRLWDIEQGSNTLTLTIEDGVTTVAISPDTQYVAAGSLDKSVRVWDIHSGFLVERLEGPDGHKDSVYSVAFSPNGKDLVSGSLDRTIKMWELSSPRGGGNSGPKGGKCVKTFEGHRDFVLSVALTPDANWVLSGSKDRGVQFWDPRTGTTQLMLQGHKNSVISVAPSPQGGYFATGSGDMKARIWSYRPF; encoded by the exons ATGTCCATGTATTCGCACCGCGGCATGGGGGCCGTGCCCCCCAGCAACTCCGCCCGCCTCAACGAGCTCCTCGATCAGATTAGGGCCGAGTTCGATACCCAGCTACGCCAGACGGAGAGTTTCGAGCATCAAA TTTCCGCGCAAGTGAGCGAGATGCAGCTCGTCCGAGAAAAGGTTTACGCCATGGAGCAGACCCACATGACTTTGAAGCAAAA ATACGAGGAGGAGATCAGCATGCTTCGACACCAACTAGAGGCTGCACGCAAGGGCGCTCCTCCGTCCGCCATCCCCGGGCCTCCCCAGCATGCCGGCCCCTCGCAGCAGCCTCCTTCGATTGCCCCCGGCAATGGCTTGTTcagcggcatcatggccggtGGCAATCAGGCTGGGCTTGCTCCTCCCCAGCAGCATCCTCCGCcccaggagcagcag CCTCCCTACCAGCAAGGCTATCCGCAGGGTCCTGTTTCCAACGGCATGGGACCTCAGCCCCCTCAAAGCACCGCATCTCCAGGACCCGGCAGGCGAGGCGTTGGCCGCCCCCCGAATGCTGTCGGCCCCGCGACACCCCAAATCAACACACCGGTGCCTTACCCGGGAAATGCCCAGTCCCCTCAAGTCAGCCACCCTACTCCAGACCACGCGCGCATGGGCGGCCCTCGGCAACCGCCGGTTGGCAATTCGCTCGGTGATCTTGAGGTTGATGCCGTGGCGCCCCACAATAAGAAGACCGGCAGCGACTGGTATGCCATCTTTAACCCCCAGGTCCAGCGTGTCTTGGACGTGGACCTGGTCCATTCCCTCACCCACGAGAGTGTCGTGTGCTGCGTGAGGTTTAGTCACGACGGCAAGTACGTGGCTACTGGCTGCAACCGCTCCGCCCAGATTTTCGACGTCCAAACTGGCGAGAAGGTCTGTGTTTTGGAGGACCACAACGCCCAAGACATGACGGCCGACCTGTATATCAGGAGTGTCTGCTTCAGTCCGGACGGCCGCTATCTCGCTACGGGCGCAGAGGACAAGCTGATTCGA GTTTGGGACATTGCATCCAGAACCATCCGCAACCACTTTGCAGGCCACGAACAGGACATTTACTCGCTCGACTTTGCTCGCGACGGTCGCACCATCGCCTCCGGCAGTGGCGACAGGACTGTGCGACTCTGGGACATCGAGCAGGGCAGCAACACGCTGACCCTGAccatcgaggacggcgtcacGACCGTGGCCATATCGCCCGATACCCAatacgtcgccgccggctctcTGGATAAGAGCGTCCGCGTGTGGGACATTCACTCGGGATTCCTTGTGGAACGCCTCGAAGGCCCGGATGGACACAAGGACTCGGTCTACTCGGTGGCCTTTTCGCCCAATGGCAAGGAcctcgtcagcggcagcCTGGACCGAACCATCAAGATGTGGGAGCTGAGCTctccgcgcggcggcggcaactcgGGACCCAAGGGCGGAAAGTGCGTCAAGACGTTCGAGGGCCACCGTGACTTTGTCCTATCGGTGGCGTTAACACCCGACGCCAACTGGGTGCTGTCGGGCTCCAAGGATCGCGGCGTCCAGTTCTGGGACCCGCGCACGGGAACGACGCAGCTGATGCTTCAGGGGCACAAGAACTCGGTCATCTCGGTGGCCCCCAGCCCCCAGGGCGGGTACTTTGCCACGGGCTCTGGCGACATGAAGGCTCGCATCTGGTCTTACCGCCCATTCTAG
- a CDS encoding uncharacterized protein (TransMembrane:11 (i310-329o335-355i382-403o409-431i438-463o483-504i525-544o564-583i625-645o651-674i686-705o)~EggNog:ENOG503NV48~COG:E) produces MAHQSQNPTSWDEYDGRPSPSGSLTSSVLAEEQALIDDDDDGDGGDDGGRDGGTGVIFGHERRRSSVTNRLAAMADFGGPNSFRSFARSWQRAANFHEVIPRRPSLVMAGDGDDDRDDAPHYGRSVVSGGAATPHTSLLGQHLAASPQQQTSAGAGGASDGPSAGAYAYGSLAFRGEYRDGEGKAVDSEMASGALPTGSPSSRSSVFAVPPHLATPSVIGSYGSFRSSHYGTARTARSRSSFSHGSGWRILGVEGDGDAAAGFGGVSTGGEDVDATLALGEEQPILVKEVKQGGKILLTVEGQSTLPQSVFNSINAIIGVGLLSLPLAFKMSGWIIGLVLLTLTAAVTAHTAKLLGRCMQFDASLITYSDLAYVAFGARARVVVSALFTLELVAACVALVILFADSLHLLLPGIATVNTWKAVCAALILVLNAMPLRWLSYTSVVGIFSTFCIVCIVIIDGFIKEHGPGSLWEPAATYLLPSNWLSLPLAYGLMASPWGAHSVFPSIYRDMRHPHKWNKGVNATFSFSYVLDTCLAIIGILMFGDGIKDAITSNILKTTGYPEVLSILMCIFIAIIPLTKIPLNARPLITTADVICGIHATHHHHHHAQSATTRRSHVLTTSLRVLVRLCVVFVLLVISILFPAFDSVCAFLGAALCSLISVILPISFYLKLFWHSIPLRERLASWALLAVFSLMGLVGTVWTFLPKHLVGA; encoded by the exons ATGGCGCACCAGTCGCAGAATCCGACGTCTTGGGACGAATACGACGGAAGGCCGTCCCCTTCAGGCAGCCTGACGTCAAgcgtgctggccgaggagcaggctctgatcgacgacgacgacgacggcgatggcggtgacgatgggggTCGTGATGGCGGTACCGGGGTAATTTTTGGCCACGAACGTAGGAG ATCGTCCGTCACCAATcgcctggccgccatggccgacttTGGCGGCCCGAACAGCTTCAGGAGCTTTGCTCGGAGCtggcagcgcgccgccaactTCCATGAGGTGATCCCCCGTCGTCCGAGCCTCGTcatggctggcgatggcgacgatgaccgCGACGATGCCCCCCACTACGGGAGGAGTGtcgtgagcggcggcgccgccacgccgcacACGAGTCTGCTCGGTcagcacctcgccgcctccccgcagcagcagacatccgccggtgctggcggcgcttcAGACGGtcccagcgccggcgcgtACGCCTACGGCTCTTTGGCTTTCAGGGGCGAGTATCGCGATGGCGAGGGGAAGGCTGTCGACTCGGAAATGGCATCAGGCGCGCTCCCCACGGGCTCACCGTCGAGCAGGTCCAGCGTCTTCGCCGTGCCGCCTCACCTGGCGACGCCCTCTGTCATCGGCAGCTACGGCTCGTTCCGCAGCTCCCACtacggcacggcgcgcacggcgcgATCGCGCTCCTCTTTCAGCCACGGCAGTGGGTggcgcatcctcggcgtcgaaggagatggcgatgccgccgccggcttcggTGGTgtcagcaccggcggcgaagatGTGGACGCGACGCTGGCTctgggcgaggagcagcccATCCTCGTCAAGGAGGTCAAGCAGGGTGGCAAGATACTCCTGACAGTCGAGGGCCAAAGCACGCTACCCCAGTCCGTCTTCAACtccatcaacgccatcatcggAGTCGGCCTGCTGAGCCTACCCCTGGCCTTCAAGATGAGTGGCTGGATCATCGGTCTAGTCCTCCTGACcctcacggccgccgtcacggcccACACGGCCAAGCTGCTCGGCCGCTGCATGCAGTTCGACGCCAGCCTCATCACCTACTCGGACCTCGCCTACGTGGCCTTCGGCGCCAGGGCCCGCGTTGTCGTGTCAGCCCTCTTCACCCTCGAGCTGGTTgccgcctgcgtcgcccTGGTCATCCTCTTCGCCGACTctctccacctcctccttcctGGCATTGCCACCGTCAACACGTGGAAGgccgtctgcgccgcccTCATTCTCGTACTCAACGCCAtgccgctgcgctggctgagCTACACAAGTGTCGTGGGCATTTTCTCCACCTTTTGCA TCgtctgcatcgtcatcatcgacggcTTCATCAAAGAGCACGGCCCCGGCTCACTGTGGGAGCCCGCTGCGACCTACCTGCTCCCGTCAAATTGGCTGTCGCTTCCCCTTGCGTATGGCCTGATGGCCAGCCCATGGGGGGCTCACTCTGTTTTCCCTTCG ATCTACCGCGACATGCGACACCCCCACAAGTGGAACAAGGGCGTCAATGCCACGTTCTCCTTCTCG TACGTCCTCGATACCTGTCTGGCCATCATCGGTATCCTCATGtttggcgacggcatcaaggATGCCATCACCTCCAACATCCTCAAGACGACAGGCTACCCCGAGGTCCTCAGCATCCTCATGTGCATCTTTATCGCCATCATCCCGCTGACCAAGATACCCCTCAACGCCCGCCCCCTCATCACCACGGCCGACGTCATATGCGGTATACAcgccacccaccaccaccaccaccatgcccAGTCCGCTACGACCCGCCGATCACACGTGCTCACCACCTCTCTCCGCGTTCTTGTCCGCCtctgcgtcgtcttcgtcctgcTAGTCATATCTATCCTCTTTCCGGCCTTCGACTCGGTCTGcgccttcctcggcgccgccctctgcTCTCTCATCTCGGTCATTCTCCCCATATCGTTCTACCTCAAGCTCTTCTGGCACAGCATACCTctgcgcgagcgcctcgcctcctgggccctcctcgccgtttTCTCCCTCATGGGCTTGGTTGGCACCGTCTGGACCTTTCTCCCCAAGCACCTTGTCGGCGCGTAG
- the RMP1 gene encoding RNase MRP subunit (COG:S~EggNog:ENOG503P6SC) — translation MTIAATASTPRPQPRAPSATAKAPLPAAGSALVPSPPADTRTAAAGSSLAETLYILDAFNHRHHNQHRATHWWPSFRILHRRLRALYDALLFSTRIPVGRPALSNPLSSSSAAARGRLVRLRAGWMRAHIVPRAYVSFSQLAADNQHAPLGLLLLAVLSRVDTVLATLVPSDDSAALLAPEVNLPRASVTVAHSMPMETEAPPPDLGVPVSRQVIPHPVEKHDKHAYERSPSESNKKRPRDTTADVAATGASGERRESKKKSRKKGKDGSDAFASLFGSLA, via the exons ATGACCATCGCTGCCACCGCGTCGACACCACGGCCGCAACCACGGGCACCGTCCGCAACAGCAAAGGCACCGCTACCAGCCGCAGGAAGCGCGCTCGTCCCATCACCACCCGCAGATacccgcaccgccgccgccggctcctccctcgccgagACGCTCTACATCCTCGACGCATTcaaccaccgccaccacaaCCAGCACCGCGCGACGCACTGGTGGCCCTCTTTCCGcatcctccaccgccgcctccgggcCCTGTACGATGCGCTGCTCTTCAGCACCCGGATCCCCGTCGGTCGTCCGGCGCTGTCGAAtcccttgtcgtcgtcgtcggcggcggcgcgcgggcggctcgtccgcctccgcgccggcTGGATGAGGGCACATATCGTCCCTCGCGCATATGT TTCGTTCTcccagctggcggcggacaaTCAACATGCTCCCTTGGGGCTactgctcctcgccgttcTCAGCCGCGTCGACACCGTCCTGGCTACCCTCGTACCTTCCGACGACAGCGCAGCTCTTCTGGCGCCGGAGGTTAACCTGCCCCGTGCCAGTGTGACAGTCGCACACTCGATGCCTATGGAGACGGAGGCACCGCCTCCAGACCTAGGCGTGCCCGTATCCCGCCAAGTCATTCCGCATCCTGTTGAGAAGCATGATAAGCACGCCTACGAGAGGTCGCCGTCTGAGTCCAATAAGAAACGCCCGCGGGACACCACGGCCGACGTCGCAGCCACCGGCGCCTCCGGCGAACGGCGCGAGAGCAAAAAGAAGAGCAGGAAGAAGGGAAAGGACGGCAGCGATGCCTTTGCTAGTCTCTTCGGTTCACTGGCCTGA
- a CDS encoding uncharacterized protein (EggNog:ENOG503NV48~COG:E~TransMembrane:11 (i237-256o262-282i309-330o336-358i365-390o410-431i452-471o491-510i552-572o578-601i613-632o)): MADFGGPNSFRSFARSWQRAANFHEVIPRRPSLVMAGDGDDDRDDAPHYGRSVVSGGAATPHTSLLGQHLAASPQQQTSAGAGGASDGPSAGAYAYGSLAFRGEYRDGEGKAVDSEMASGALPTGSPSSRSSVFAVPPHLATPSVIGSYGSFRSSHYGTARTARSRSSFSHGSGWRILGVEGDGDAAAGFGGVSTGGEDVDATLALGEEQPILVKEVKQGGKILLTVEGQSTLPQSVFNSINAIIGVGLLSLPLAFKMSGWIIGLVLLTLTAAVTAHTAKLLGRCMQFDASLITYSDLAYVAFGARARVVVSALFTLELVAACVALVILFADSLHLLLPGIATVNTWKAVCAALILVLNAMPLRWLSYTSVVGIFSTFCIVCIVIIDGFIKEHGPGSLWEPAATYLLPSNWLSLPLAYGLMASPWGAHSVFPSIYRDMRHPHKWNKGVNATFSFSYVLDTCLAIIGILMFGDGIKDAITSNILKTTGYPEVLSILMCIFIAIIPLTKIPLNARPLITTADVICGIHATHHHHHHAQSATTRRSHVLTTSLRVLVRLCVVFVLLVISILFPAFDSVCAFLGAALCSLISVILPISFYLKLFWHSIPLRERLASWALLAVFSLMGLVGTVWTFLPKHLVGA; the protein is encoded by the exons atggccgacttTGGCGGCCCGAACAGCTTCAGGAGCTTTGCTCGGAGCtggcagcgcgccgccaactTCCATGAGGTGATCCCCCGTCGTCCGAGCCTCGTcatggctggcgatggcgacgatgaccgCGACGATGCCCCCCACTACGGGAGGAGTGtcgtgagcggcggcgccgccacgccgcacACGAGTCTGCTCGGTcagcacctcgccgcctccccgcagcagcagacatccgccggtgctggcggcgcttcAGACGGtcccagcgccggcgcgtACGCCTACGGCTCTTTGGCTTTCAGGGGCGAGTATCGCGATGGCGAGGGGAAGGCTGTCGACTCGGAAATGGCATCAGGCGCGCTCCCCACGGGCTCACCGTCGAGCAGGTCCAGCGTCTTCGCCGTGCCGCCTCACCTGGCGACGCCCTCTGTCATCGGCAGCTACGGCTCGTTCCGCAGCTCCCACtacggcacggcgcgcacggcgcgATCGCGCTCCTCTTTCAGCCACGGCAGTGGGTggcgcatcctcggcgtcgaaggagatggcgatgccgccgccggcttcggTGGTgtcagcaccggcggcgaagatGTGGACGCGACGCTGGCTctgggcgaggagcagcccATCCTCGTCAAGGAGGTCAAGCAGGGTGGCAAGATACTCCTGACAGTCGAGGGCCAAAGCACGCTACCCCAGTCCGTCTTCAACtccatcaacgccatcatcggAGTCGGCCTGCTGAGCCTACCCCTGGCCTTCAAGATGAGTGGCTGGATCATCGGTCTAGTCCTCCTGACcctcacggccgccgtcacggcccACACGGCCAAGCTGCTCGGCCGCTGCATGCAGTTCGACGCCAGCCTCATCACCTACTCGGACCTCGCCTACGTGGCCTTCGGCGCCAGGGCCCGCGTTGTCGTGTCAGCCCTCTTCACCCTCGAGCTGGTTgccgcctgcgtcgcccTGGTCATCCTCTTCGCCGACTctctccacctcctccttcctGGCATTGCCACCGTCAACACGTGGAAGgccgtctgcgccgcccTCATTCTCGTACTCAACGCCAtgccgctgcgctggctgagCTACACAAGTGTCGTGGGCATTTTCTCCACCTTTTGCA TCgtctgcatcgtcatcatcgacggcTTCATCAAAGAGCACGGCCCCGGCTCACTGTGGGAGCCCGCTGCGACCTACCTGCTCCCGTCAAATTGGCTGTCGCTTCCCCTTGCGTATGGCCTGATGGCCAGCCCATGGGGGGCTCACTCTGTTTTCCCTTCG ATCTACCGCGACATGCGACACCCCCACAAGTGGAACAAGGGCGTCAATGCCACGTTCTCCTTCTCG TACGTCCTCGATACCTGTCTGGCCATCATCGGTATCCTCATGtttggcgacggcatcaaggATGCCATCACCTCCAACATCCTCAAGACGACAGGCTACCCCGAGGTCCTCAGCATCCTCATGTGCATCTTTATCGCCATCATCCCGCTGACCAAGATACCCCTCAACGCCCGCCCCCTCATCACCACGGCCGACGTCATATGCGGTATACAcgccacccaccaccaccaccaccatgcccAGTCCGCTACGACCCGCCGATCACACGTGCTCACCACCTCTCTCCGCGTTCTTGTCCGCCtctgcgtcgtcttcgtcctgcTAGTCATATCTATCCTCTTTCCGGCCTTCGACTCGGTCTGcgccttcctcggcgccgccctctgcTCTCTCATCTCGGTCATTCTCCCCATATCGTTCTACCTCAAGCTCTTCTGGCACAGCATACCTctgcgcgagcgcctcgcctcctgggccctcctcgccgtttTCTCCCTCATGGGCTTGGTTGGCACCGTCTGGACCTTTCTCCCCAAGCACCTTGTCGGCGCGTAG